One segment of Fusarium oxysporum f. sp. lycopersici 4287 chromosome 7, whole genome shotgun sequence DNA contains the following:
- a CDS encoding hypothetical protein (At least one base has a quality score < 10) produces the protein MATNKEVQQSLMHELKDIGELKLYHSEDTATIESRKGNLGLAEKFQFEQSLPGFSTGIDIPGRFDAELASCVVHGTMPSEIDGTFYRIVCDQIWARRNKVDPNNPRDIWINGDGAVDAWRISNGVVDFKQKYVRTPRFVFERIAREPLFGSYRNIFSGDPRVKDEVQSPGNVHVHFFREKLLIPKDDSPPILMDPDTLETFGLTDFDGQLNSMSFTSHPKVDYSTGELLGFGMEASGIGSNDLVYYLFDKDGVKQEECWVKTPFVGWSHDFAFSDNWILFGLLPYETHVDFMRNSGESQFRFNRFLPLTFGLLPRRDPKPEDIKWFYGPKNHGWVHFSNHFEENGKFYFDLFFTDGDGLSSFVDAHPELGPSNPNRMVGKLVRFTIDPKAKSNKLDLPQVLSHVNGEMARIDDRYVGKPYRHTWGVIWGSGLWDGIVHVDTHTGVSKVWQGGDTVMVHEPCFVPRSKDAPEGDGHLVCVARDKRREITYLIILDAQNITAGPVCLVEMPLRLHVAAHGNWVNAWDRSVRKPLVDYSGATPELLAKFSTGAPKPYDEVWGKPVVTKYPGRWPFPVHEEAKGYPNGIDTD, from the exons ATGGCAACCAACAAAGAAGTCCAGCAGTCGCTCATGCACGAGCTGAAAGACATCGGCGAGCTCAAGCTCTACCATTCCGAAGACACGGCAACTATCGAGTCCAGAAAGGGCAACCTCGGCCTCGCCGAGAAGTTCCAGTTCGAGCAGTCTCTCCCAGGCTTCTCTACGGGCATCGATATACCAGGTCGCTTTGACGCTGAACTTGCATCCTGCGTGGTACATGGTACGATGCCCTCGGAGATCGACGGAACATTCTACCGTATCGTGTGCGACCAGATCTGGGCTCGCCGCAACAAGGTAGACCCCAACAACCCCAGAGACATCTGGATCAATGGCGATGGAGCCGTTGACGCGTGGCGCATCTCCAATGGCGTTGTCGACTTTAAGCAGAAGTATGTGCGCACGCCACGCTTCGTGTTTGAACGCATCGCTCGGGAACCTCTCTTTGGAAGCTATCGAAATATCTTCTCTGGCGATCCGAGGGTGAAGGATGAAGTTCAATCTCCGGGCAACGTGCACGTTCATTTCTTTAGGGAAAAGCTGCTCATCCCCAAAGATGATAGCCCTCCCATCCTCATGGATCCTGATACACTGGAGACATTTG GATTGACCGACTTTGACGGCCAGTTGAACTCCATGTCATTTACGTCTCATCCAAAGGTGGACTATTCCACGGGCGAGCTGCTTGGATTTGGAATGGAGGCCTCAGGAATTGG TTCAAACGACCTTGTTTACTATCTATTCGACAAGGACGGAGTGAAACAAGAGGAATGCTGGGTCAAGACTCCGTTTGTCGGATGGTCACACGATTTCGCCTTCTCCGACAA TTGGATTCTGTTCGGGTTGCTTCCATACGAGACACATGTTGATTTTATGAGAAATTCTGGGGAGTCCCAGTTTCGCTTCAATAGATTTCTG CCTTTGACCTTTGGACTTTTACCAAGACGAGACCCCAAACCCGAGGACATCAAATGGTTTTACGGCCCCAAGAACCACGGATGGGTGCATTTCTCCAACCACTTCGAGGAGAATGGCAAATTCTACTTTGACCTTTTCTTCACCGATGGCGATGGGTTATCGTCGTTCGTAGACGCTCACCCTGAGCTCGGGCCCTCAAATCCCAATAGGATGGTTGGGAAGCTTGTTCGATTCACCATCGATCCCAAAGCAAAATCGAATAAACTTGATCTGCCACAGGTCCTCAGCCACGTAAATGGTGAGATGGCCCGCATCGACGACAGGTATGTCGGCAAGCCCTACAGGCACACTTGGGGCGTCATCTGGGGTAGCGGCTTGTGGGACGGTATAGTGCACGTGGACACTCACACTGGCGTGTCTAAGGTGTGGCAAGGCGGTGACACCGTCATGGTCCATGAGCCTTGCTTCGTTCCCAGGAGCAAAGACGCACCCGAGGGTGATGGTCATCTGGTGTGTGTTGCGAGAGACAAGAGGCGCGAGATCACCTACCTGATCATCCTGGACGCACAGAACATCACTGCGGGACCTGTTTGCCTGGTGGAGATGCCACTGAGACTTCACGTGGCAGCGCATGGTAACTGG GTCAATGCGTGGGATAGAAGCGTACGAAAGCCGCTGGTTGACTACAGCGGAGCGACACCTGAACTG